A genomic region of Columba livia isolate bColLiv1 breed racing homer chromosome 12, bColLiv1.pat.W.v2, whole genome shotgun sequence contains the following coding sequences:
- the LOC102098935 gene encoding BTB/POZ domain-containing protein KCTD12-like, translated as MALADNGGCAKPSEDFPFPEIIELNVGGQVYITRHPTLVSVPGSLLWEMFTQKNVRSLARDSKGRFFVDRDGFLFRYILDYMRDQQLVLPDHFPERSRLQREAEYFMLPELVKMLAPKFSKQNSLGDDPCQSDPEEISPSTDATRNLTSASAMLPSTVAGGPGGVTAGMGAAGTDIRRAGFITIGYRGTYTLGRDSQTDAKFRRVARIMVCGKTSLAKEVFGDTLNESRDPDRPPERYTSRYYLKFTFLEQAFDKLADAGFHMVACNSTGTCAFAHDQTDDRIWTSYTEYVFYRE; from the coding sequence ATGGCCCTGGCAGACAATGGGGGCTGTGCCAAACCCAGCGAGGACTTCCCTTTCCCCGAGATAATTGAGCTCAATGTGGGTGGGCAAGTCTACATCACCCGTCACCCCACCCTGGTCAGCGTGCCTGGCTCACTCCTCTGGGAGATGTTCACCCAGAAGAACGTCCGCTCCCTGGCCCGTGACAGCAAGGGACGTTTCTTCGTGGACCGGGATGGTTTCCTCTTCCGCTACATCTTGGATTACATGAGGGACCAGCAGCTCGTGCTGCCTGACCACTTCCCAGAGAGGAGTCGCCTGCAGCGAGAGGCTGAATATTTCATGCTGCCGGAGCTTGTGAAGATGTTGGCCCCCAAGTTCAGCAAACAGAACTCGCTGGGAGATGACCCATGCCAAAGCGACCCAGAGGAAATCTCCCCCAGCACGGATGCCACCCGCAACCTGACCTCTGCCAGTGCCATGCTCCCCAGCACCGTGGCTGGTGGCCCTGGGGGTGTCACCGCTGGCATGGGTGCTGCCGGCACCGACATCCGCAGGGCAGGTTTCATCACCATCGGCTACCGGGGTACGTACAccctgggcagggacagccagACAGATGCCAAGTTCCGCAGGGTGGCACGGATCATGGTCTGTGGCAAGACGTCGCTGGCCAAGGAGGTTTTTGGGGATACCTTGAATGAGAGCAGGGACCCGGACAGGCCCCCGGAGAGGTACACCTCCCGGTACTACCTCAAATTCACCTTCTTGGAGCAAGCCTTTGACAAACTGGCTGATGCTGGCTTCCACATGGTGGCTTGCAACTCCACAGGCACCTGTGCCTTCGCCCATGACCAGACAGATGACAGGATCTGGACCTCTTACACCGAATATGTTTTCTACCGTGAGTGA